Genomic DNA from Rahnella variigena:
GTGCCAGACTTTGCTTTGGCACAATACATGCCGGACCGGCCATCCAGCCCACGCCGCCAATCAGCATCACACACGCCGGAATATGCGCCGATGCGGCAAATACCTGCATCCGTCCCTGCGTGCGTTCGATGATCGACAGTAAGCGGCCGGTATTGGTCGAGGCGTCTTTAATATAGTTGATGTTTTCTACGTGGCTCAGTCGCTCGATCACCGGCAGGCTGAGATCAGAACGCTGGAACTGCGGATTGGTGTACAGCACGACCGGCAGTTTTCCTGCGGCAGTCGCGATGGCACGGAAATAATCCTCGACGCCCTGTTCAGGCACCGGGAAATACGCTTCAAGTATCGCCAGAATACCGTCGACACCCAGAGCGGCGTAGCGAGCGGTTTGCGCGACAGCGTCCTGGATGGTGGTGGCTGCAACTCCGGCGATTACCGGAACGCGGCCTCGAGCGGCTTCGACGACGGTTTTCACTATCTCCGTACGTTGATCTGCATTGAGATAAGCGAATTCACCTGTACTGCCGAGCGGCGTCAGACCGTGCACGCCACTGTTAATCAGATGTTCGACCAGCGCTGTTAACACTGGTTTGTCTATCTGGCCGCCATCAGTGACAGGCGAAACCAGATAGGGATACACACCGCTAAAAGAAGTCATAGCTTCTCTCTCTTTTCTTAAACTACTACCTTAGTACAGCCCTGGTGTTGGTGCTGTATTCCCCGCCTGGGTTCGGTCTGCACTATGCGCTTATTGTTTCTCATGCACAAAGTACGGCAACGTATAGCCGTCGGAACGGCCAACGTAGGTGTAAGGTGTTTTCATCGCCCAGGTGTATGAAAGGAACAGCAACGGGATAGTGCCTTCGTCTTTCATCGCAATCTCTGTGGCCTGCTGCAACAGCTTTTCACGCTGGCCGTCGTCGAGGGTTTCCCGCGCTTTTGCCAGTGTTTTATCAAATTCAGGGTTTGAGTAGCGTCCGCGGTTGCCCTGTCCGCCATTTGGCCCGAAGGTTTCGAGCAACGGCCCCAGCACGCCGGAGGCTTCACCGGTTTCAATCGCCGCGCCACCCATGATCAGGCTGAAATCGCGTTTGGACGCACGCGAGAAATACACGCTGCCCGGCATGGTCACAACGTCAGTTTTAATGCCGACGCGGCTGAACATCTGCCCTAGCGCCTGGGCGATTTTAGAATCATTCGGATAGCGGTCGTTCGATGCATGGAACGTCAGCGTGAAACCGTCCGGATAACCGGCCTGCGCCAGCAGTTGTTTGGCTTTCGCCGGATCATAGACCGGCGCGGCAATCGACGGCGTATAACCGAAATAGCCTTTTGGCACCAGCTGTGACGCCGGAACGCCCTGCCCGTCCATAATGCGGTCTACAATCGCCTGACGGTTTATCGCCAGCGACATCGCCTCACGTACTTCACGTTTTTTAAGCGGATTGCTGCCATCCGGCCCTTTGGCGAACGGCGACACATCACGATCCTGATCCGGGTGTAAATACAAAATGCGGTTACCGGCAACGGACTCCAGATGCAGGCTGGTTTGTTTGCCCAGATCCCGTCCGTCCGCGGTCGGCACGCTTTCAATCATATCCACATCACCGGAACGCATCGCGGCGACACGGGCGCTCGGGTTTTTGAACACGCGCAGCGTGACGTTATCCCACTGCGCTTTTCCGCCCCAGTACTGGTCGTTGCGCGCCAGCACCACATTATCGTCCGGCGTCCAGCTGACAAATTTGAACGGGCCGGTACCGATGACGTCTTTCCCTTCATTAAGGGTTTGCGATCCGACCGTTTCAAGACGTGCCGGTAAAATAGCGACACGGCTTAAGTTATTGAGTAATAAAGGTGTGGGCGCTTTGGTGACAATTCTCACCGTTAAAGGATTCACTTCGGTGACATCGGCGATGTCATTCACGTACGGCGTATAAGCACTCGGACTGTTTTTCGACGCCAGCGCCACGCGTTTCACGCTGGCAATCACATCTTTGGCGGTGAAATCGCTGCCGTCGTGGAATTTCACGCCGGGCCGCAGGGCAAATTCCCATGTGGTGTCGTTAATCACTTTCCATGACACCGCGAGCGCAGGCGTGATGTGTTGTTTTTCGTCCTGATTCACCAGACCGTCAAAAATATTACGCGCCATGGCGCTGTTGGCACCCCCGACATAAAATTGCGGATCCATTGAAGTGGTTGACGCGGCAAGGCCGATTTTCAGATCAGCAGCCTGTGCAGAGAGGGTATGAAAAACGAAAAGCGTGGCCAGTGCTGAGGAAAGCACTCCTGCCAGAACGGACTTTCTCATGCATTTAACCCTTAATTATTTTAGATTTTCAGGCAATGTGTGTCAGATCGTAAATTGGAGTCTAGGGGGTGGACTTCTGAATTGAAAATTGTATTTTGTGTTACATCCATAAACAAATGTTATGGATCTTGAGGATATATTATGAAAATTAATCCCCGTCAGGTCGAAGCTTTTCACAAAGTGATCCTGACAGGTAGCATTACCGCAGCCGCGAATATGATGAATATTACCCAGCCTGCGGTGAGCCGGTTGATCCGCGACTTTGAATATGCCGTGGATCTGAAGCTGTTTGACCGCGACGGTCGCGGGCTGATCCCGCGTGACGATGCGATCAAGTTGTACCGCGAAGTCGAGCGTTTATACCTCGGACTTGAACATATTTCACATATCGCAGACGAAATCCGTCATTCCAAAGGCAGCGTATTGCGCATTGGTTCTGTGGCAGCGTTATCGGCGCTGTGCGTCGAGCATATTCTCCCGCCGCTGATTGAGAGTATTGGCGATATCTCGCTGTTTCTGGATATCGAAAGCACGACGCATATCACCGATGTTGTTACCAGCAATCAGTACGACGTTGGGTTCATTTTCGGCAAGCCGGATGTGAAAGGTCTGGAAGCGGAAATGCTGGCACGGGCAAAAGCGGTTGCCGTGATGTCGCCGCGCCATCCGCTGGCGAAACAAGACGTGGTGACTGCGATGGATCTGACGCGCTACCGCCCTATTATACCCGGACGCAAGACGCCGCTGCGCGAACAGCTTGATCAGGTGATGAGCCGCCTGGACTTATATCTCAACAATCCGATCGAAACCTCGCTCAATAACTGTTGTGTGATGGCAGGAAACAATCTGGGCGTCGGCGTGGTCGATTTCATCACCGCCCGCAGCCATAAAAGTGATCTGGTGCTCAAACCCTTTGCACCGGATATCAGCATTGCGTATTTGGCCGTTTTCCCGCCGCAGATCCCGAAAAGTCGTCTGGTGGAACACATCACCAAAGAAATGAAGACCTTAATCGAAGGCTATTTGTAAAACGCCCCGTCAGGTTCGCCGAATTCGTACCAATGAGTCCACAATGTTACATTTCAGTCTCAATGACGAAAAATGAGCGGACAGTTGGTGCTATCGGTTAGATGAAAAACGTATATCCACTTATGTATTAATTAAAATAATGAATAACACACTTTATTTTATTCTTTAAAATCAACGCATAAAATTTCCCTGCATAAATAATAATCTACTCTATAATAATTTACCTAAATTCAAACTCTTCGTTACACATTCACAACCTCGATGAGAAGTATTACTATTTGCGCGAAATTGTTCTATTTGGTTCATTTAATTACGGGTGGTCATTAAGTGTTACCTCTTTTCATCAACAGTTATCTACAACTATGCAGTGAGATAAATCATGCCAACAACAAATAGCAAGTGGACCTGGCTCCTCTGGCTGCTGAGTGCGCTGATGGTCGTCATCGGTCTGACACTTGGTATCGGTGGCGCGTATCTGGCAACATTGGGAGGAAGTGTTTACTTCCTGCTGATGGGTCTGGCGCTCATCGTTTCCGCCGTTTTGATTTTTAAAGGTAAGCCTTCAGGTGCATGGCTGTATGCCGTGGCCTTTGTGCTTTCTATTATCTGGGCTGTCTGGGACGCGGGCTTCACGTTCTGGCCTCTGTTCTCCCGCCTGTTCACTTTCGGCGTGCTGGCATTCCTGGTCGCACTGGCTTATCCGCTGCTGAAAGCACGCGCGGGACTGGTGGCGCGTAAAGGGCCAAGCTTCTCGCTGGCGGCTGTGCTGGCTGTTGCCTTGATTGCCGCTTTCGGTAACACCTTTGTGCCGACGCCAATCATCAGCGCTGACAATGATCAGGTGCCAGTGAAACCGGTAGATAAAGGTGCAGAGCAGAAGAACTGGGAAAACTGGGGTAACACTACCGCTGGCGACCGTTTTGCTGCATTGGATCAGATCAACAAAACCAACGTGGATAAACTTCAGGTTGCGTGGATTGCCCATACCGGTGATATCCCGCAGAGCAACGGTTCTGGCGCTGAAGACCAGAACACTCCGCTGCAAATCGGCGACAAGCTGTTTGTCTGTACCGCTTACAGCAAAGTGATCGCCCTGAATGTGGATGACGGTAAAAAGCTGTGGTCTTACGACTCCAATTCTACCGCGCCTAACTGGCAGCGTTGCCGTGGTCTGGGCTATTACGAGAACAGCAGCGTAAACGGCGCAGCGCCACAGGCTCCGGCGGCACAGCCCGCTGCAACTCCTGCGGCCGAACCGGCCACGCCAAATGCAGCGTCAGAAGCTGCCGCGCCTGCCACTAACGCACCGCAAACGCCTGCTGCCACCGGCGGCACCGTCAGCGCTACCTGCGAACGTCGTCTGTTCCTGCCAACCATCGATGCGCGTCTGATCGCCATCAACGCTGACACCGGCAAGCCTTGTGCTGATTTTGGTGACAACGGCGTGGTTGATCTGAAAGTCGGCATGGGCGAAGTGAAACCTGGCTACTATCAGCAAACCTCTACCCCGCTGGTTGCGGGTAATGTGGTCGTGGTCGGTGGTCGCGTAGCAGATAACTTCTCTACCGGCGAACCTCCGGGTGTGGTCCGTGCATTCGACGTGCACACCGGCGCACTGGTGTGGGCGTGGGATCCGGGTAATCCGAACATCACCAAACTGCCACCGGAAGGTCAGACTTACACCCGTGGTACCCCGAATGTCTGGTCGGCCATGTCATACGATCCAAAACTGGGTCTGATTTACATGCCAACCGGTAACGCGACGCCAGACTTCTTCGGCGGCACGCGTACTGAGCTGGATGACAAATACAGTTCTTCAGTCGTTGCAGTCGACGTGGCAACCGGTAAAGTCCGCTGGACGTTCCAGACCACGCATCACGATCTCTGGGACTTCGACCTGCCGTCTCAGCCGCTGCTGTATGATCTGCCGGACGGTAAAGGTGGCAGCACGCCGGTTCTGGTGCAGACCTCCAAACAAGGCATGATCTTCATGCTGAACCGCGAAACCGGCCAGCCGGTCGCGAAAGTGGAAAACCGCGAAGTGCCGCAGGGTAACGTCCCTGGCGAACGCTACTCCAAAACGCAGCCTTTCTCTGTTGGCATGCCAAACATCGGCAACCAGACGCTGAAAGAGTCTGATATGTGGGGCGCAACGCCGATGGATCAGTTGCTGTGCCGCATCGAGTTTAAAGGCATGCGTCACGAAGGCGTTTACACGCCTCCGGGTCTGGATCGTTCCCTGCAATTCCCGGGTTCTCTGGGCGGCATGAACTGGGGCAGCGTCTCGGTTGATCCGAACAATGCCATCATGTTCGTGAATGATATGCGTCTGGGTCTGGCGAACTACATGGTTCCACGTGCACAGGTTCCGACCGGCGCGAGCGGTATCGAGATGGGGTTGGTGCCGATGGACGGTACGCCTTACGGCGCAGTCCGCGAGCGTTTCCTGTCACCGCTGGGCATTCCTTGCCAGAAACCACCGTTCGGTACCATGTCTGCGGTTAACCTGAAAACCGGTAAAATCGTCTGGCAGGTTCCTGTCGGTACGGTGAAAGACACCGGTCCGCTGGGCATCAAAATGCGCATGCCAATGGAAGTCGGTATGCCAACGCTGGGTGCGAGCCTGTCAACGCAATCCGGCCTGCTGTTCTTCGCCGGTACGCAGGATTTCTATCTGCGCGCGTTTGATACCGCAAACGGTAAAGAGATCTGGAAATCCCGTCTGCCGGTCGGCAGCCAGTCTGGCCCGATGACCTACGTTTCACCGAAAACCGGTAAACAGTACATCATCATCAGCGCCGGTGGCGCACGTCAGTCCGCAGAACGCGGCGACTACGTGATCGCCTACGCACTGCCTGACGAAAAGTAAGATTTAGCAGTCAATGACAAAGCCCGCTGGTGAAGACCGGCGGGCTTTTTTGTTGGGGAAGACTTACAGGTTAAGCCTGTGCTTTCAGCCTGACCCGCTGCTGTTGCATTCCTGTAAAAATGGTGTCTGCCAGTTCAGCCGGAAACGATTCGGGCAATTGCCTCGCGACATTTTCAATAACGGCCGGGGTGAGTTCGATGATTTCATCAATCATGGTTTCTATTTGTCGTTTCCCCAATCCGCTCTGCTCACCCTGCTTAATCCAGTGTCTGCGCTGGATCTTGCTGATCAGGTAATAATTACTGCTGCCACGGACGGCCATAGCCAGCTTACATTTCTGCCATGCGATCTTATTGTTTCCCCGGCCAATCACCGGCCAGGCTGACAAAATATCGTACAGCGGCGTCATGTGATAACGATTTTGAGAGAGGTGCGATGCACCTGATTACCCGGCGTAAACGGCAGGGAAAGCGACAAAGGTCGCCCTTGTGGGTCTTCTGTCCATTCCAGCGAATACTGTAAACGATCCTCGCCTTTTTGCTTAACCCAGTACCCCACAGGAATACCGTTCATCCATATCGCTAAACGCTGCTGCGCACGACGCATATCATCACCATTGTTCCTTTCTGGCGGGCGTACTTAAATAATCCGGCTTAATTTCCTCCATAGAGGATTTTTCAGGATCGGATTGTGAGGAAAACACCATCTCAATACCTAATACATTAAATACCCGAAACAGCCGGTCAAGGCTGGCAGTAGCAGGGTTTGCCTCAAGCCGGGCATACGTCTGCTGAGTCACTCCCAGTTTTTCTGACACATCCTTTTGCGTCAGACCTTTTTCCTTACGGAACCCCACCAGTAACGGACGGAGCTGGTTAAGTGTTTTTAACGGATAGACTGTATTCATTATTTTGGCTCTGGTATCGCGGTTCTTATACAGATTATAGGCTGTATTTAGCACATTACACCCTAAAAGCTGTAAAATCAAAATACAGCCTGAAAGCTGTAAAAGATAAATACAATTTATACGCTGTAATTTGCCCACTACCGCCTCCTCATGCTCAAATGCCTGTTCCACGCACGGATGAAACCTCATGAAAAAAAGCGAATTTATCGCTCAGGATTTACTGAGCAAGATTTATCAGAACAGCGGTTCTGTGCCGGAGAAGTTACCTCCGGAGCGCCAGCTGGCGGAAGAATACGGGGTTTCGCGCTTTACCGTGCGTAAGGCGCTGGAAAAGCTGGTCAGTATCGGAGCGGTGCATATCGTGCAGGGTTCGGGCATTTACATCAATGCGGGCGTCAGCAGTAATCCGCTGATTTACAACTCTGTGACCGAGAAAAAATTCGCTGAAATCAGTTTCAAAATTCTCGAATTGCACAAGCGCCGGCCAGATAAAGAGGAACAACAGGTATTCGGTTTAAGCACCGACGACTTTATCTGGGCGTTCACCCGCTTGCGGCGGATTAATCTGCGCAATGTGCAGATTGAATATTCCCGTATGCCCGCGGAAGTGTTTGCCGATTTGAATCAGAAAACCATTGAGCATTCCATTCAGCAATATGTTTTGAGTAAGGGCTACGCGATTTCGCATTCCCTGACCCGTTACCAGGCCGTCACAATCAATAAAGAGCAGGCGCAAATACTTGGCTGTAAAAAAGGCATTGCTGCCATGCATATCACCAACAGAGGTATTTTGCAGGGCGGCAAGGTTTATGCGTTCAGCGATATTGTCGATATCGATTATTCCTGCACCTACGTCATCCCGTTTAATCAGGACAATCTGGCTTTTCGCCAGACGTAAGCGCGTTAAGGCGTGTGGATCACGCCATCCGGCAGACGGCTTTGCGTCCATTCATGCGGACGATAGACCACCGGAAATTCTGCCGCAGCCTGTTGGTTAAAGCCCACGCCAATCCCCGCTTCTTCTCCCGGATAGAAATAACCGTTCTCAGGTGCCCGTGCGCCCGGAAAGACCTGCTGCGTGTTAGCCGGATACGCGACAAATTCCTGGATTGCCGCATTATGCAGATGAATATTCAGATGCGTATTCACCGCAGCGCCAATCGGGGTCATGTCCGGCGGACAATGCCAGGCCAGACGC
This window encodes:
- a CDS encoding GntR family transcriptional regulator, whose protein sequence is MKKSEFIAQDLLSKIYQNSGSVPEKLPPERQLAEEYGVSRFTVRKALEKLVSIGAVHIVQGSGIYINAGVSSNPLIYNSVTEKKFAEISFKILELHKRRPDKEEQQVFGLSTDDFIWAFTRLRRINLRNVQIEYSRMPAEVFADLNQKTIEHSIQQYVLSKGYAISHSLTRYQAVTINKEQAQILGCKKGIAAMHITNRGILQGGKVYAFSDIVDIDYSCTYVIPFNQDNLAFRQT
- a CDS encoding ABC transporter substrate-binding protein; translation: MRKSVLAGVLSSALATLFVFHTLSAQAADLKIGLAASTTSMDPQFYVGGANSAMARNIFDGLVNQDEKQHITPALAVSWKVINDTTWEFALRPGVKFHDGSDFTAKDVIASVKRVALASKNSPSAYTPYVNDIADVTEVNPLTVRIVTKAPTPLLLNNLSRVAILPARLETVGSQTLNEGKDVIGTGPFKFVSWTPDDNVVLARNDQYWGGKAQWDNVTLRVFKNPSARVAAMRSGDVDMIESVPTADGRDLGKQTSLHLESVAGNRILYLHPDQDRDVSPFAKGPDGSNPLKKREVREAMSLAINRQAIVDRIMDGQGVPASQLVPKGYFGYTPSIAAPVYDPAKAKQLLAQAGYPDGFTLTFHASNDRYPNDSKIAQALGQMFSRVGIKTDVVTMPGSVYFSRASKRDFSLIMGGAAIETGEASGVLGPLLETFGPNGGQGNRGRYSNPEFDKTLAKARETLDDGQREKLLQQATEIAMKDEGTIPLLFLSYTWAMKTPYTYVGRSDGYTLPYFVHEKQ
- a CDS encoding dihydrodipicolinate synthase family protein, producing the protein MTSFSGVYPYLVSPVTDGGQIDKPVLTALVEHLINSGVHGLTPLGSTGEFAYLNADQRTEIVKTVVEAARGRVPVIAGVAATTIQDAVAQTARYAALGVDGILAILEAYFPVPEQGVEDYFRAIATAAGKLPVVLYTNPQFQRSDLSLPVIERLSHVENINYIKDASTNTGRLLSIIERTQGRMQVFAASAHIPACVMLIGGVGWMAGPACIVPKQSLALYEAAKQGDWKKAMELQRPLWRINEIFAKYSIAGCIKAALQLQGFAVGDPLPPQVPLNEAARQEIADVLRSVGAL
- a CDS encoding LysR family transcriptional regulator, giving the protein MKINPRQVEAFHKVILTGSITAAANMMNITQPAVSRLIRDFEYAVDLKLFDRDGRGLIPRDDAIKLYREVERLYLGLEHISHIADEIRHSKGSVLRIGSVAALSALCVEHILPPLIESIGDISLFLDIESTTHITDVVTSNQYDVGFIFGKPDVKGLEAEMLARAKAVAVMSPRHPLAKQDVVTAMDLTRYRPIIPGRKTPLREQLDQVMSRLDLYLNNPIETSLNNCCVMAGNNLGVGVVDFITARSHKSDLVLKPFAPDISIAYLAVFPPQIPKSRLVEHITKEMKTLIEGYL
- a CDS encoding membrane-bound PQQ-dependent dehydrogenase, glucose/quinate/shikimate family, yielding MPTTNSKWTWLLWLLSALMVVIGLTLGIGGAYLATLGGSVYFLLMGLALIVSAVLIFKGKPSGAWLYAVAFVLSIIWAVWDAGFTFWPLFSRLFTFGVLAFLVALAYPLLKARAGLVARKGPSFSLAAVLAVALIAAFGNTFVPTPIISADNDQVPVKPVDKGAEQKNWENWGNTTAGDRFAALDQINKTNVDKLQVAWIAHTGDIPQSNGSGAEDQNTPLQIGDKLFVCTAYSKVIALNVDDGKKLWSYDSNSTAPNWQRCRGLGYYENSSVNGAAPQAPAAQPAATPAAEPATPNAASEAAAPATNAPQTPAATGGTVSATCERRLFLPTIDARLIAINADTGKPCADFGDNGVVDLKVGMGEVKPGYYQQTSTPLVAGNVVVVGGRVADNFSTGEPPGVVRAFDVHTGALVWAWDPGNPNITKLPPEGQTYTRGTPNVWSAMSYDPKLGLIYMPTGNATPDFFGGTRTELDDKYSSSVVAVDVATGKVRWTFQTTHHDLWDFDLPSQPLLYDLPDGKGGSTPVLVQTSKQGMIFMLNRETGQPVAKVENREVPQGNVPGERYSKTQPFSVGMPNIGNQTLKESDMWGATPMDQLLCRIEFKGMRHEGVYTPPGLDRSLQFPGSLGGMNWGSVSVDPNNAIMFVNDMRLGLANYMVPRAQVPTGASGIEMGLVPMDGTPYGAVRERFLSPLGIPCQKPPFGTMSAVNLKTGKIVWQVPVGTVKDTGPLGIKMRMPMEVGMPTLGASLSTQSGLLFFAGTQDFYLRAFDTANGKEIWKSRLPVGSQSGPMTYVSPKTGKQYIIISAGGARQSAERGDYVIAYALPDEK
- a CDS encoding helix-turn-helix domain-containing protein; this encodes MNTVYPLKTLNQLRPLLVGFRKEKGLTQKDVSEKLGVTQQTYARLEANPATASLDRLFRVFNVLGIEMVFSSQSDPEKSSMEEIKPDYLSTPARKEQW
- a CDS encoding HipA N-terminal domain-containing protein, with product MRRAQQRLAIWMNGIPVGYWVKQKGEDRLQYSLEWTEDPQGRPLSLSLPFTPGNQVHRTSLKIVIT